In Parus major isolate Abel chromosome 3, Parus_major1.1, whole genome shotgun sequence, the following are encoded in one genomic region:
- the OLIG3 gene encoding oligodendrocyte transcription factor 3, producing MNSDSSSVSSRASSPDMDEMYLRDHHHHHHHHHHQDSRLNSVSSTQNDLVQKMSGEGLTRNGSKAGGEGSKYKIKKQLSEQDLQQLRLKINGRERKRMHDLNLAMDGLREVMPYAHGPSVRKLSKIATLLLARNYILMLTSSLEEMKRLVGEIYGGHHSAFHCGTVGHSAGHPPHAAGTVHQVHPILGSALSSANTSSSLSASLPAIGTIRPPHSLLKTPSTPPALQLGSGFQHWAGLPCPCTICQMPPPPHLSALTASNMARISGETKDLLK from the coding sequence ATGAATTCTGACTCCAGCTCTGTCTCCAGCAGAGCTTCCTCACCAGACATGGATGAGATGTACCTGAGAgaccatcaccaccaccaccaccatcaccaccaccaagACAGCCGGCTCAACTCAGTCTCCTCCACCCAGAACGATCTGGTGCAGAAGATGTCTGGGGAAGGCCTCACCAGGAACGGTTCCAAGGCCGGAGGGGAAGGCAGCAAGTACAAAATCAAGAAGCAGCTTTCGGAGCAGGACCTGCAGCAGCTGCGGCTGAAGATCAACGGCCGGGAGCGTAAGAGGATGCACGACCTCAACCTCGCCATGGACGGACTGCGGGAGGTGATGCCCTACGCTCATGGACCTTCTGTGAGAAAACTCTCCAAAATCGCCACTCTCCTGCTAGCCAGAAACTATATCCTGATGCTCACCAGCTCCCTGGAGGAGATGAAGAGGCTCGTTGGGGAAATCTACGGGGGGCACCACTCGGCCTTTCATTGCGGCACGGTGGGACACTCTGCCGGGCACCCGCCCCACGCCGCCGGCACCGTGCACCAGGTGCATCCCATCCTCGGCAGTGCCTTGTCCTCCGCCaacacctcctcctccctctccgCTTCCCTGCCGGCCATCGGCACCATCCGGCCCCCACACTCCCTGCTCAAGACCCCCTCGACACCCCCCGCCCTGCAGCTCGGCAGCGGCTTCCAACACTGGGCGGGCTTGCCGTGCCCCTGCACCATCTGCCAGATGCCTCCCCCGCCCCACCTCTCGGCCCTCACCGCCTCCAACATGGCCAGGATCTCGGGGGAGACCAAGGACCTCCTGAAGTGA